One genomic segment of Musa acuminata AAA Group cultivar baxijiao chromosome BXJ3-3, Cavendish_Baxijiao_AAA, whole genome shotgun sequence includes these proteins:
- the LOC135633111 gene encoding F-box/kelch-repeat protein At5g15710-like codes for MASAFEWDRLPHDLQRSILLRLPISTLLLCKSLSRAFLDTIGSPTFLDAYSSLRRGRRSRHRDDLFLLLFADCSRHGLAAAYLPSRACWLPLPLPPLLNHIHASDGSLVVAATGKNSGEDVVCDIFSRTVIPILPRMPHSYILSLIDDEASSDFRIVAVGSQKPVGNALNAVYVSSQVYDSRSGRWQPKGQLPGHYAMLGNAVFLDGLLFVLGRLPDHLLTFDLDSGEWNVVDVALPPPVFCLHLLVFEGRLFLVGGLEEDVVIARIGIWELDLTKSEKEWRLFCFMPDDYFQEFSVNELVHFQTIDRFGIVCFCNTRESVVLVCDLSSKTWWWPPAFGVIPKRRRSWLGHALDLPMGLLK; via the coding sequence ATGGCGTCCGCCTTCGAGTGGGATCGGCTCCCCCACGACCTCCAACGCTCTATCCTTCTCCGCCTTCCCATCTCCACGCTCCTCCTCTGCAAGTCCCTCTCGCGAGCCTTCCTCGACACCATCGGCTCCCCCACGTTCCTCGACGCCTACTCCTCCCTCCGCCGCGGGCGTCGCTCCCGCCACCGCGACGAcctgttcctcctcctcttcgccgACTGCAGTCGCCACGGCCTGGCCGCTGCTTACCTCCCCTCCCGCGCCTGCTGgcttcccctccccctcccccctttGCTTAACCACATCCACGCCTCCGACGGCAGCCTCGTCGTCGCCGCCACCGGGAAGAACTCTGGCGAAGATGTCGTCTGCGATATCTTTTCCCGTACCGTAATCCCGATCCTTCCCCGGATGCCCCATTCCTACATCCTCTCTCTGATTGACGACGAGGCCTCGTCCGATTTCAGGATCGTGGCCGTCGGCAGCCAGAAGCCCGTTGGGAACGCCCTTAATGCCGTCTACGTTTCCTCCCAGGTTTACGATTCCCGTTCTGGCCGATGGCAGCCCAAGGGGCAACTGCCGGGGCACTACGCCATGCTCGGCAACGCGGTTTTCCTGGATGGCTTGTTGTTCGTTCTCGGCCGCCTCCCTGATCATCTACTCACATTCGATCTGGACAGCGGGGAATGGAACGTCGTAGATGTGGCTCTGCCGCCTCCTGTGTTTTGCTTGCATTTGTTGGTATTCGAGGGGAGGCTGTTCTTGGTTGGAGGTCTGGAAGAGGACGTGGTAATTGCGAGAATTGGAATTTGGGAGCTCGATTTAACTAAATCGGAGAAGGAATGGCGACTCTTCTGCTTTATGCCCGATGATTATTTTCAGGAATTCAGCGTCAATGAGCTTGTTCATTTTCAGACCATCGACCGATTTGGGATTGTTTGCTTTTGCAACACCAGAGAGTCTGTTGTTTTAGTGTGTGATCTATCATCAAAAACATGGTGGTGGCCGCCCGCATTTGGGGTGATTCCTAAGCGCAGAAGATCTTGGCTCGGGCATGCTTTGGATCTACCTATGGGATTGCTGAAGTGA